The Xanthomonas sp. DAR 80977 nucleotide sequence CGAGCGCATCGCCCGGCTGCGCGTGCTGCGCGGCGCGCTGCTGGCGCAACGGCAGGCGCTGTATGCCGCGTTCGCGGCCGACTTCGGCAAGCCCGCGCTGGAAGTGGAACTGACCGAGCTGCTGCCGGTGGTGGACGAGATCGCCACCGCGATCGCGCAGCTGCCGCGCTGGATGCGGCCGCGCAAGGTCGCCTCGACCCTGCTGACGCTGGGCATGCGCGCGCGCATCGCATTCCAGCCCAAGGGCCGCTGTCTGATCGTCGGCCCGTGGAACTATCCGGTGGCCACCGTGCTGGGGCCGCTGGTGTCGGCGCTGGCGGCCGGCAACACTGTCATCGTCAAGCCGTCCGAGTTCACCCCGCACGTCAATGCGGTGCTGCAGGCGTTGCTCGAGGAGGCGTTCGCGCGCAGCGAGGTGGCGCTGGTGCAGGGCGCGGCGGCGACCGCGCAGGCGCTGCTGGAATGCCCGTTCGACCATGTGTTCTTCACCGGCTCGGCGGCGGTGGGGCGGCAGGTGATGGCCGCCGCCGCGCGCCAGCTGATGCCGGTGACGCTGGAACTGGGCGGCAAGTCGCCGGTCATCGTCGATCGCAGCGCGGACCTGCGCCGCGCCGCCGAGGTGATCGTGTGGGCCAAGCTGGTCAATGCCGGCCAGACCTGCATCGCCCCGGACAGCCTGTTCGTGCATCGCGACGTGCGCGAGCCCCTGTTGCGCCATTGCCGCGAACTGCTGGCGCAGCGCTATGGCGACAGCGCGCAGGCGGTCGCCGCCAGCCCGGACCTGGCGCGCATGATCCACGACCGCCATGCCGCGCGCCTGGCCGGGCTGATCGACGAGGCGCGCGCCGGCGGCGCGCAGGTGCTGGCCGGCGGCGACTACGATCTGGCGCGGCGCTTCGTGGCGCCCACGCTGCTGGCGCAGGTGCCGGCGCATGCGCGCATCGCCCAGGAGGAGATCTTCGGCCCGGTGTTGCCGGTCTACGAATTCGGGCATATCGACGACCTGATCGCCCAGCTCGACGCGTCCCCGAAGCCGCTGGCGCTGTACCTGTGGAGCCGCGACCGTGCACTGACCGAACAGGTGTTGAGCCGCACCAGTTCCGGCAGCGCGGTGGTCAACCATTGCCTGCAGCAGTTCGTGCATACCGGCCTGCCGTTCGGCGGGATCGGCGGCTCCGGTTTCGGCGCCGCGCATGGCGTGCATGGTTTCAGGACGTTTTCGCACGAACGGGCGCTGCTGCACGGCGGCCGCCTGCTGACCGCGAAGGCGTTCTTCCCGCCCTATACGCCGTTGCAGCGGCGCTTGGCGGCCGGTTTGAGCGGCTGGCTGGCACGCAAGTGAAGGCGCGACCCGGCAGCGTGCGGATGCCAGCGGGTAAGATGAGGCGATGGCGCGAGGGCGGCGGCAGCGCCGGCCTGGCGCGCGGATCGATACGCTGTTCCGCCTCGGTGGTGGCGCGAGCGCCGCATCCACGCGCGTGCCCGCCACGGCCGGCACGCACGCAGGGCACCGCGCGCGCTTCGCCGATCCGTCACGCTCCGTTCCCTATGACCTACGCGACCACATGCCTCCTGCAAAATCCCGCACCACGCCGCCGCGCCCGCGCCTGACCGGGAACAAGGTGCCGGCGCAGCATCGCGCCACCGAAACCTACGAGCAGATCCTTGCGGTGACCGCGCAGTTGCTCGGCGACGTCGGTGTGGAGCGCTTGTCCACCAACCTGGTGTGCGCGCGCGCCGGGCTGACCCCGCCGGCGCTGTACCGTTATTTCCCCAACAAGTACGCGCTGCTGTCGGAACTGGGCCAGCGCCTGATGGAGCGGCAGAACCAGCTCATTCCCAAGTGGATCACGCTGCAGGCGATGAGCGGTTCCAGACAGGACCTGCAGCGCGCGCTCACCGGCCTGGTGCTGGACACCTATCGGGTGACCAAGGCCACCGAGGGCGGCGTATGGATCCTGCGCGCGCTGCGCGCGGTGCCGGCGCTGCAGCAGGTGCGGCTGGAGTCGCATGCGCAGGTGACCAAGGGCCAGGTGCGGTTCCTGGCCGAGGCCTTCCCGGGCGCCGATCCGCGCCAGCTCAGGCTGGTCAGCCGGATCGTGGTCGACCTGA carries:
- a CDS encoding aldehyde dehydrogenase family protein → MQADAPLHDAAPAAIAALFAAQQPTALAWRTSTAAERIARLRVLRGALLAQRQALYAAFAADFGKPALEVELTELLPVVDEIATAIAQLPRWMRPRKVASTLLTLGMRARIAFQPKGRCLIVGPWNYPVATVLGPLVSALAAGNTVIVKPSEFTPHVNAVLQALLEEAFARSEVALVQGAAATAQALLECPFDHVFFTGSAAVGRQVMAAAARQLMPVTLELGGKSPVIVDRSADLRRAAEVIVWAKLVNAGQTCIAPDSLFVHRDVREPLLRHCRELLAQRYGDSAQAVAASPDLARMIHDRHAARLAGLIDEARAGGAQVLAGGDYDLARRFVAPTLLAQVPAHARIAQEEIFGPVLPVYEFGHIDDLIAQLDASPKPLALYLWSRDRALTEQVLSRTSSGSAVVNHCLQQFVHTGLPFGGIGGSGFGAAHGVHGFRTFSHERALLHGGRLLTAKAFFPPYTPLQRRLAAGLSGWLARK
- a CDS encoding TetR/AcrR family transcriptional regulator, translating into MPPAKSRTTPPRPRLTGNKVPAQHRATETYEQILAVTAQLLGDVGVERLSTNLVCARAGLTPPALYRYFPNKYALLSELGQRLMERQNQLIPKWITLQAMSGSRQDLQRALTGLVLDTYRVTKATEGGVWILRALRAVPALQQVRLESHAQVTKGQVRFLAEAFPGADPRQLRLVSRIVVDLIYSTVELLFDVRLSARAVADTVAAMIASHVEQLRGGE